A DNA window from Coffea arabica cultivar ET-39 chromosome 6c, Coffea Arabica ET-39 HiFi, whole genome shotgun sequence contains the following coding sequences:
- the LOC113693362 gene encoding uncharacterized protein, with product MSFVHAKCLVEERRELWCSLLNDKPTIHPWCIGGDFNVILAPHEKRGGRPFAIAEGADFMSFMEEAGVFDVGFSGSSFTWSNNRRSRARISKRLDRFLVNGACLDLSDAISVLHLTRHPSDHAPLKISFATRLDNKPRPFRFLNVWTSKPELLEVIRQAWNQNVDGSPLRILCSKLLTTRRAIQSWNKQYFGNIMDTVHFAEIAVQRAEEMVDQDDSDEYQIELNKAQADLRHALSIEEQFWRQKARVKWLKEGDRNSRYFHAVVKQRRVQGMIHCIKNSNGVWMDKDEDIASEAISYFNYLFTGPLDSFTDMLHLIPRMISPEDNGKLESLPTIEEVYQVVKSMDEESAAGPDGFTGKFFIFAWEVIKQDIYNAILNFSVGRSYLGLSLLPRSY from the coding sequence ATGTCCTTTGTTCATGCAAAGTGTTTGGTGGAGGAGCGTCGAGAATTATGGTGTTCATTGTTAAATGATAAACCTACAATACATCCTTGGTGTATTGGGGGGGACTTTAACGTCATTTTGGCACCTCACGAAAAACGTGGAGGACGTCCTTTTGCTATAGCGGAAGGAGCTGATTTCATGTCTTTTATGGAGGAGGCTGGGGTCTTTGATGTAGGATTTTCAGGTTCTAGTTTCACATGGTCTAATAATCGGAGGAGTAGAGCTCGGATTTCAAAAAGGTTGGACAGATTTTTAGTCAACGGGGCTTGTTTGGATCTCTCTGACGCCATTTCTGTGCTCCATTTGACAAGACACCCTTCGGATCATGCTCCGTTGAAGATTTCATTTGCAACTAGGTTGGATAATAAGCCACGTCCTTTCCGTTTTTTGAATGTTTGGACATCCAAACCTGAACTCTTAGAGGTGATTCGCCAAGCTTGGAATCAAAATGTTGATGGATCTCCATTGCGAATTTTATGCTCTAAATTATTGACAACGAGAAGGGCTATTCAATCATGGAACAAGCAATACTTTGGTAACATCATGGACACTGTACATTTTGCGGAAATTGCGGTACAACGAGCAGAGGAGATGGTAGATCAAGATGACTCAGACGAATACCAGATTGAGTTAAATAAGGCTCAAGCGGATCTCCGTCATGCACTGTCAATTGAAGAGCAGTTTTGGAGACAAAAGGCTAGAGTCAAATGGCTTAAAGAGGGAGATAGAAATTCACGGTATTTTCATGCGGTGGTAAAGCAAAGACGTGTTCAAGGAATGATACATTGCATCAAAAATTCCAATGGAGTTTGGATGGACAAGGATGAGGACATAGCAAGCGAAGcaatatcatattttaattatcttttcacGGGTCCTTTGGATTCATTTACGGATATGTTGCACCTAATTCCGCGTATGATTTCTCCAGAGGACAATGGAAAGCTAGAGTCACTGCCTACGATCGAGGAGGTATATCAAGTAGTAAAATCAATGGATGAGGAAAGTGCTGCTGGCCCGGATGGTTTCAcaggaaaattttttatatttgcgTGGGAAGTGATCAAACAAGATATTTATAATGCAATACTCAATTTTTCTGTGGGGCGGAGTTACCTCGGTTTATCACTTCTACCTCGATCGTACTAA
- the LOC113693364 gene encoding uncharacterized protein yields MRSNFVRWWEGILGAKERDHGQGHIALTVNILWQIWKARNRKAFEAQEADPRKSVQQALVEWEEYIEAQKGTDGEFIQQTAHSSNRGKWSPPPGGLIKINTDAAFSQNMRRTGMGAVARNAKGKLMKVWARAAYKTSEPQVEEAAAIRMGKQMAHEASWRAVEFQSDCKEVVDRINKENGQQSRVDVILEDIANMRCLFAKCTFSFVHRTGNCCAYSLAKFAVQLTKNVEWEEYFPMWLHESAQNEYKGSNPDVSNRVLSSL; encoded by the coding sequence ATGAGAAGCAATTTTGTAAGGTGGTGGGAAGGGATATTAGGAGCAAAAGAAAGGGATCACGGACAGGGGCACATAGCTCTCACCGTCAATATCCTATGGCAAATATGGAAGGCAAGAAATAGGAAAGCTTTTGAGGCACAAGAGGCAGATCCTAGAAAGTCAGTCCAGCAAGCTCTAGTAGAGTGGGAAGAGTATATAGAAGCTCAAAAAGGTACAGATGGAGAGTTCATTCAACAAACAGCACACTCAAGCAATAGAGGGAAATGGAGTCCACCACCAGGGGgattgataaaaataaacacaGATGCTGCTTTCTCACAAAACATGAGGAGAACAGGCATGGGAGCTGTGGCTAGAAATGCTAAAGGCAAACTGATGAAAGTTTGGGCACGAGCTGCTTACAAAACTAGTGAACCACAAGTGGAAGAAGCAGCAGCAATTAGGATGGGAAAGCAAATGGCTCACGAAGCAAGCTGGAGAGCAGTAGAATTCCAATCTGATTGCAAAGAGGTGGTGGATAGGATAAACAAGGAAAATGGGCAGCAATCAAGAGTAGATGTTATCCTGGAGGACATTGCGAATATGAGATGTTTGTTTGCAAAATGTACTTTCTCTTTTGTCCATAGAACTGGAAATTGTTGTGCATATAGTTTGGCTAAGTTTGCGGTACAGCTAACAAAAAATGTTGAATGGGAAGAGTACTTTCCCATGTGGCTCCATGAGAGTGCACAAAATGAGTACAAAGGAAGCAATCCTGATGTATCAAATCGTGTACTATCAAGTTTATGA
- the LOC113692279 gene encoding 6,7,8-trihydroxycoumarin synthase-like, with product MEFLILLVFPILLVMLLLLPNKTKKPSRVHHSPTGPPRLPLIGNLHQIDPSCLHKYLWKLSQKYGPLMFLKLGSVPTLVISSARLAEEVMKNQDLIFCSRPKMLGLQKLAYNGLDIALAPYNQEWREMRKICVIHLLSAKRIQMFRPIREDEVSRVIGQISKKAASYDQVINLSETIVSLTNTMICRIAFGKRFDEDGHERRRFSSLLHEAQAMFVAFFFSDYFPPVGWIDKFTGTLSRLESTFQKFDSFYQGLIDEHLNPNRPKSMDGDIIDLMLQLQHDGSTSFEITMDHIKAMLMNVFIAGTDRSAVTVIWAMTAMIKIPTVLKKLQAEIREIMGKKQMLDEDDVQMLPYLKAVVKETFRLYPAVPLLVPRETMGKCTIDGYEIQPKTLVYVNAWGIARDPEYWGNPDEFLPERFLNSTIDLKGQDFHLTPFGAGRRGCPGYSMGLATVELVLANILHSFDWELPPGVKKEDIDTDALPGITMNKKTDLRLVANLHV from the exons ATGGAATTCCTCATTCTTCTAGTCTTTCCCATTTTACTTGTAATGCTCCTCCTCCTTCCAAACAAGACCAAAAAACCCTCAAGAGTTCATCATTCTCCGACAGGCCCTCCAAGGCTTCCATTGATTGGAAACTTGCACCAAATCGACCCCTCATGCCTTCATAAATACCTTTGGAAGCTTTCACAAAAATATGGTCCATTAATGTTCCTGAAACTCGGTTCCGTGCCAACCCTTGTGATTTCTTCAGCAAGATTGGCAGAAGAAGTCATGAAAAACCAAGATCTAATATTCTGTAGCCGGCCAAAAATGCTGGGCCTGCAAAAGTTAGCGTACAATGGCTTAGACATTGCCTTAGCACCATACAATCAAGAATGGAGAGAGATGAGAAAAATTTGTGTCATTCATCTCTTGAGTGCTAAGAGGATCCAGATGTTTCGTCCGATTCGCGAAGATGAAGTGTCCCGAGTAATTGGACAGATATCTAAAAAAGCTGCATCTTATGATCAGGTGATTAATTTGAGTGAGACGATTGTGTCTCTAACTAATACAATGATTTGTAGGATTGCTTTTGGAAAGAGATTTGATGAGGACGGTCATGAAAGAAGGAGATTCAGTAGTCTTCTGCATGAAGCTCAGGCGATGTTTGTGGCATTCTTTTTCTCGGACTATTTTCCTCCGGTTGGTTGGATTGATAAATTTACTGGAACACTTTCGAGACTTGAGAGTACTTTTCAGAAGTTTGATTCGTTCTATCAAGGACTCATAGACGAGCACCTCAATCCAAATAGACCAAAGTCCATGGATGGAGACATTATCGATCTCATGCTTCAACTACAACATGATGGATCAACTTCATTTGAGATAACTATGGATCACATCAAAGCTATGCTCATG AATGTATTCATCGCTGGGACAGACAGAAGTGCAGTGACAGTGATTTGGGCAATGACAGCAATGATAAAAATACCAACTGTCCTGAAAAAATTGCAAGCAGAAATTAGAGAAATCATGGGAAAGAAACAAATGCTAGATGAAGATGATGTTCAAATGCTTCCCTATCTCAAGGCAGTTGTTAAGGAGACATTCAGGTTGTACCCAGCCGTACCACTTCTTGTGCCTAGAGAAACGATGGGAAAATGTACCATTGATGGTTATGAAATTCAACCAAAGACCTTAGTTTATGTAAATGCATGGGGCATTGCAAGAGATCCTGAGTATTGGGGAAATCCAGATGAGTTTTTGCCAGAGAGATTCTTGAATAGTACTATTGATCTGAAAGGGCAAGATTTTCACTTGACCCCATTTGGAGCAGGCAGAAGAGGGTGCCCGGGTTACTCCATGGGACTAGCAACAGTGGAGCTTGTACTTGCCAATATTTTGCACTCATTTGATTGGGAATTACCTCCTGGGGTGAAGAAAGAAGACATCGACACAGATGCTTTGCCTGGTATCACAATGAACAAGAAAACTGATCTGAGGCTTGTGGCAAACCTCCATGTTTAG